One Rickettsia prowazekii str. Breinl genomic region harbors:
- a CDS encoding serine/threonine dehydratase, which produces MNLLLQPPQNVAIAHNRIKQYINLTPIIHSESLNAMLGHEIFFKVESLQKTGAFKIRGVLNNLLKLKEQEKLPDKIVCYSSGNHGIGLAYSSKLFGIKTRIYLPLNTSKVKQQAALYYGGEVIYTNTRQEAESRAKADEEQGFYYMHPSDSDSIIAGAGTLCYEALQQLGFSPDAIFASCGGGGLISGSYLAKELISPTSLLIGSEPVAANDAYLSIKNNNIYRFNDSPITIADGLKTLSVSARTFEYLKKLDHFYLAEEYEIYYWTAWLTHLLKVICEPSSSINMASVVSWLKTQTKTQKLLVLISGGNIDPTLYNELWKNDYLTVPPSISN; this is translated from the coding sequence ATGAATTTATTACTACAACCTCCTCAAAATGTAGCAATAGCACATAATAGAATAAAACAATATATAAATTTAACTCCGATCATTCACTCTGAAAGCTTAAATGCGATGCTAGGTCATGAGATTTTTTTTAAGGTTGAATCATTACAAAAAACAGGAGCATTTAAAATTAGAGGCGTATTAAATAATTTGTTAAAATTAAAAGAGCAAGAAAAATTACCTGATAAAATAGTTTGTTATAGTAGCGGTAACCATGGCATTGGTCTTGCTTATTCAAGTAAATTATTTGGTATTAAAACAAGAATTTATTTACCGTTAAATACTTCAAAAGTAAAACAGCAAGCAGCTCTTTATTACGGAGGTGAAGTTATATACACGAATACTCGGCAAGAAGCAGAATCAAGAGCAAAGGCAGATGAAGAACAAGGATTCTACTATATGCACCCTTCTGATAGTGATTCTATAATAGCAGGAGCCGGTACGTTATGCTATGAAGCATTACAGCAATTAGGTTTTAGTCCTGATGCAATTTTTGCTTCTTGCGGCGGTGGAGGTTTAATTTCCGGCTCATATCTTGCTAAAGAATTAATATCACCTACAAGCTTATTAATAGGTTCAGAACCAGTTGCGGCTAATGATGCTTATTTATCGATTAAAAATAATAATATATATAGATTTAATGACTCACCAATTACCATTGCAGATGGTCTTAAAACTTTAAGTGTATCAGCTCGCACATTTGAATATTTGAAAAAACTTGATCATTTTTATTTAGCAGAAGAATATGAAATATATTACTGGACAGCGTGGCTTACTCATTTACTTAAAGTAATATGTGAGCCATCAAGTAGTATAAATATGGCTTCAGTAGTAAGTTGGTTAAAAACACAAACCAAAACACAGAAACTATTAGTATTAATCTCAGGCGGCAATATCGACCCTACTCTTTATAATGAGTTATGGAAAAATGATTATCTAACTGTTCCACCAAGCATTAGTAACTAA